In Panthera leo isolate Ple1 chromosome B3, P.leo_Ple1_pat1.1, whole genome shotgun sequence, a single genomic region encodes these proteins:
- the PSMB11 gene encoding proteasome subunit beta type-11: MALQDVCKWQAPNTQGPSPHLPQPGAWAVPPGCDPQTFLQIHSPRLAHGTTTLAFLFRHGVIAAADTRSSCGNYVECPTSRKIIPVHQHLLGTTSGTSADCAVWYRVLRRELRLRALREGQLPSVAGAAKLLSTMMSCYRGLDLCVATALCGWDRSGPALFYVYSDGTRLQGNIFSVGSGSPYAYGVLDRGYRYDMTPQEAYALARCAVAHATHRDAYSGGSVDLFHVRESGWEYVSRNDACVLYSELQKLPDPDKEKEEEASRDHPEPASPHRDSRMPAETEML, from the coding sequence ATGGCCCTGCAGGATGTGTGCAAGTGGCAGGCCCCCAACACCCAGGGACCATCACCTCACCTGCCTCAGCCTGGTGCCTGGGCTGTGCCCCCAGGCTGCGATCCTCAAACCTTCTTGCAGATCCACAGCCCCAGGCTGGCCCATGGTACCACCACCTTGGCCTTCCTCTTCCGGCATGGAGTCATCGCTGCTGCTGACACACGTTCCTCCTGCGGCAACTATGTGGAGTGTCCAACCTCACGCAAGATCATCCCTGTGCACCAGCACCTCCTGGGCACCACCTCCGGCACCTCGGCCGACTGTGCCGTATGGTACCGCGTGCTGCGACGGGAGCTGCGGCTTCGGGCACTGAGGGAGGGTCAGCTGCCCAGCGTGGCCGGTGCCGCCAAGCTCTTGTCGACCATGATGTCCTGCTACCGGGGCCTGGATCTGTGTGTGGCCACGGCCCTGTGTGGCTGGGACCGCTCTGGCCCTGCACTCTTCTATGTCTACAGTGACGGCACCCGCCTGCAAGGGAACATCTTCTCCGTGGGTTCTGGATCTCCCTATGCCTATGGCGTGCTAGACCGCGGCTACCGCTATGACATGACCCCCCAGGAAGCCTATGCCCTGGCTCGCTGTGCCGTGGCCCACGCCACCCACCGCGATGCCTACTCCGGGGGTTCTGTAGACCTTTTCCACGTGCGGGAGAGTGGATGGGAGTATGTGTCACGCAACGATGCCTGTGTGCTGTACTCGGAACTGCAGAAGCTTCCGGATCCagacaaggaaaaggaggaggaggccagcCGGGACCATCCGGAGCCCGCCAGCCCGCACAGAGACTCTAGGATGCCCGCAGAGACTGAGATGCTGTGA
- the PSMB5 gene encoding proteasome subunit beta type-5, producing MALASVLERPLPVNGLGFFGLGGRADLLDLGPGSPSDGLSLAAPHRGVPEEPRIEMLHGTTTLAFKFQHGVIVAADSRATAGAYIASQTVKKVIEINPYLLGTMAGGAADCSFWERLLARQCRIYELRNKERISVAAASKLLANMVYQYKGMGLSMGTMICGWDKRGPGLYYVDSEGNRISGATFSVGSGSVYAYGVMDRGYSYDLEVEQAYDLARRAIYQATYRDAYSGGAVNLYHVREDGWIRVSSDNVADLHDKYSGSTP from the exons ATGGCGCTGGCTAGCGTGTTGGAGAGGCCGCTACCGGTGAACGGGCTCGGGTTTTTCGGACTCGGGGGTCGTGCGGATCTGCTGGATCTGGGTCCAGGGAGTCCCAGCGATGGGCTGAGCCTGGCCGCACCCCACCGGGGTGTCCCAGAGGAGCCGAGAATCGAAATGCTTCATGGAACCACCACCCTGGCCTTCAAG TTTCAACATGGAGTCATTGTTGCAGCGGACTCTCGTGCCACAGCGGGTGCCTATATAGCCTCCCAGACAGTAAAGAAGGTGATAGAGATCAATCCCTACCTGCTGGGCACCATGGCTGGGGGCGCAGCGGATTGCAGCTTCTGGGAGCGCCTATTGGCTCGTCAATGTCGAATCTATGAGCTTCGAAACAAGGAACGCATCTCTGTAGCAGCTGCCTCCAAGCTGCTTGCCAACATGGTGTATCAGTATAAAGGCATGGGGCTGTCCATGGGCACCATGATCTGTGGCTGGGATAAGAGAGGCCCTG GCCTCTACTATGtggacagtgaaggaaaccgGATCTCAGGGGCCACCTTCTCTGTAGGTTCTGGCTCTGTGTATGCTTATGGGGTCATGGATCGGGGTTACTCCTATGACCTAGAGGTGGAACAGGCCTATGACCTGGCCCGTCGAGCCATCTACCAAGCCACCTATAGAGATGCCTACTCAGGAGGTGCAGTCAACCTCTACCATGTCCGAGAGGATGGCTGGATCCGAGTCTCCAGTGACAATGTAGCTGATCTACATGACAAATATAGTGGATCTACCCCCTGA